AATCAGTAATTTATGATCTGGTTGGCGTTGGATGCGGCCCATCAAATCTTGCTTTGGCTATTGCTTTGGATGAAAAGAAAGAACGTTATCAAGCATTGAATGCGGTTTTTCTTGAGAAGCAAGCCAGTTATTGCTGGCATGGCAATACCATGACAAGCCAAAGTGATTTGCAGATATCCTTTTTGAAGGATTTGGTTTCGTTGCGCTCTCCTACAAGTCCATTTTCATTTATTAATTATTTACACGCACATGGTCGGTTGGTTGATTTCATCAATTTGGGAACGTTTTATCCAAGCCGCCTTGAGTTTAATGATTATCTGTGTTGGGTTGCCCGCCATTTCTCCCGACAATGTTGTTATGGCGAAGAGGTGATCTCGATAGTGCCAGTGATATCACATGGAGAGGTAAAAACATTGAATGTACTTTCATGTGATAGTCACGGTAAAAAAACGGTGCGTGAAACACGATCTTTGGTGGTTAGTGCAGGTGGATCACCTAATATTCCGGAGATATTTCAGCGTTGCGGGACGGATAAACGAATTTTTCATCACGCTCATTATTTGTCTGCAATGACTGATATAAAGCAGAGCGGTATTGCTCCTTTGAGAGTAGCAATTGTTGGTGCTGGGCAGAGTGCTGCTGAGGTGTTTTTGGATTTGGATAACAACTATCCTTCTGCCAAGGTGGATTTAATTACCAGAAGTTTCTCACTAAAACCTGCCGATTCCAGTCCCTTTGTTAATGAAGTGTTCGCTCCTGCTGCGACTGATCTCGTATTCAAGCAATCCTCTGCCGAGCGTGAGCAGTGGTTGCGCGAATACCGGCACACCAATTATGCCGCTGTAGATATGCCTATGATTGAGCAGATATATCGCATCCTTTACAAGCAAAAAGTATCTGGTGTTATTCGTCATTCATTTCGCAGTTCAAGCGTGATTGATGGTGTGAACACCACAAACAAATGTGTTGAGTTATCGATTAATAATCTTGCTACCGGTGCGCGAGAGCACCATGAATATGATGTCGTGATATTGGCGACCGGTTATCAACGCCAGAAACACCGCGAATTGCTTGCGCCGTTAGGCGAATTTATGAATGGCTGTGAGGTTGATCGTAACTATCAAGTAAAAATGAGGGAAAACTTCCATGTACCTATTTTCCTTCAGGGGTACTGTGAGTCCACTCATGGATTAAGTGACACATTGTTGTCTGTGCTGGCTATTCGCTCAGATGAAATATCATCTTCACTCTATGCTTTGCTGGGAAAGGCAAGGCACAACTCTAAAACCTCTACCCACAATCTGGATGCGATAGAGTTACTTTGATGGCAGTTGACCTTAGCAACAGCGAATCTGATCGCTAGCGTCGTTTAAACCGAATCGCCGTGCCGCCGCCGGGCTTTAAATCCAGCTCTAGCGTCGTTTTGGCGGTGACGTTCATGCGTTTAATTTCATAGGACTCAGGGTTGGTTTCCCAGTCGGCATCTTTGCCGTCGCGGTAGATCTGCGCTTCATAGCGCGCCTTGGGGTCAAGGAAATCCAGTTTGACCTTGAGCTGGCGTCCGTCCTGATTGGTGATGGCGCCCAGGTACCAATCCGGGCTGCGTTTGTCCTGTCGCGCGACTACCAAATACTCGCCCGCTTCACCTTGTAATGCGCGGCTCTGTTTCCAGTCGGTGGGGACATCGTCGATAAATTGGAAAGCGGGGTGACCGGCATAGTTCTCGGGTAAATCTGCCACCATTTGCAGCGGGCTGTAAATCACCACGTAGAGCGCCAGTTGATTGGCAAGGGTGGAGGGCACGCGGTTGTGGGGGCGATGTTTTTTGTAGTCGAAGTTGAAAATGCCGGGGGTGAAATCAGTCGGGCCGGACAGGCCACGGGTGAAGGGGATAATAGTCGTGTGGTCGGGCAGGTTGCCGGTGTCCGGGCTGCCGCCGTTGTACTCCATGCCGCGTACACACTCGCGGGTCATGAGGTTGGGGTAGGTGCGGCGCAAGCCGGTATCGGTCACGGTTTCATGGGCGTTAACCATCACCTTGTGCTGCGCGGCGCTATCCACCACGCGTTGGAAATGGTTGACCATGTATTGGCCGTGGTGCCATTGGTCGCCGTCGATACGCGTGCCCACGTAGCCCATTTTCACGCTGTGGATGCCGAGTTTTTCGTAGTAGTCAAAGGCCGCGTCCATCTGTTGTTCGTAGTAGGTCACACCGGCAGCGGTTTCGTGGTGGCCGATAATTGCCACGCCTTTATCGCGGGCGTAACGGGTGACTTCCTCCAGATCCAAGCCGACTACCGGTTCATCAAAAATAAAGGTCGGTGCACGTTTCCACCACTCGCCTTCCCAGCCCTTGTTCCAGCCTTCGATGAGTACACCGCTAATGTCGTGCTGTGCGGCAAAGTCGATGTATTCCTTGGCGCGAGCGGTAGTGGCGCCTTGTTTGGGGCCGGGGCTCCAATCCTTTTCGCCAATGTGCATCTCCCACCAAATGCCCATGTATTTACCGGGTTTAATGTAGCTGTTGTCGGCTGTAAGACTTTCCGGTGCGGGCGCTTCGTTCAGGTTTAAGGTCAAGTAAGAGTTGAGCAGGTCGATGGCCTTGGGCGCAATTTGAATCGTGCGCCAGGGGGATTGCATGGGAGCGGCGGTGCGTACCTTGTCGCCATTGGGCCAGGGCACCAAATCCACCTTCAGGGTTTTGGTGTTATCGCTCATCAGGCGCAGGGTCATGCTGGCGTAGTTCACCAGGGCGGCCTCGTGAATGGCCAAGGCATAGTGGCGCGCTTCCAACGTAATGGGCGTGAAGGCGACATCCACCGAGCTGAGGGCCGATTTCAAATACTGGTATTCCGGCCCCCAGTTGCGATAAGCGGGCAACCACCAGGTGTGGCTGTTTTCAGCCAGCGCAAATTCAGTGAGTTCATCCTCAATCACAAATTGTGTGAGGTTTTGTTGGGCGGGAATTTCGTAGCGCAGGCCTATGCCATCATTAAAGGCGCGGATGACCAGTGTTAATCGCCGCTGGCTGGCGGTGGTTTCAATCAGTTCCAGCCGCAATTCGCGGTAGTGCTCGTTGATGGTTTGCTGTTCGCCCCAAGGCTGTTGCCAGTTCTGGTTGTATTCGCGCTCGTGTTGTTTGAGCAGCGCCATGTGCTCGCCCAATGCCTGTTGCCCTTTGATTTTCAGCCCGAGCCGGGAGCTATTCATCACCGCTCTGCCGACGTAATCAACTTGGTAAAACAGCCCGTCGGGGCGCAGATCTACCTGCAGTTGGATCTGTTTATCCGGCGAGCTAAGCGAATAACGGGATGCGGTTTCGGCGTGAGTCAGGCTTGCCAGCAGGGCAAGGGCGCAGCCAAAAAAGATAAATGAAAAGCCGTTGCGCATCTGGATATCCTCGCGGCAAGGGGGATGTGTCGTCCCGTTTTTATGGTTTAGGTTGTTTTCTGTAAATTATTAAACCAATGTTATTAAGTGTGGGCAAGTGAATCTGCAACCGGTTGTATGGTTATTGTTAAAAAAACAACTTATGATGCCAAATGGCTTGGATAAGACTTTCACCTGTGACGACTTTTGCTATGACCACACCGGAACCACCCGTAAAGAAATCGACGCTGAAGATGACCGACCTTGCACGTATGGCCGGAGTGTCCAAATCGACTGTATCCCGCGCCCTGCAAAACAGTGAGCTGGTGAATTTGGAGACGCGTGAAAAAATTCAGGCACTGGCCAAAGAGCATAACTATCGCCTGAACACCCAGGCGCGCAATTTTCGCCTGAAAGAATCGCTCACTATTGGTGTGGTTATCCCCTCGGCCGAGAATGCCCGCTGGCAAATTACCGACCCCTTCTTTCTGGAATTGCTGGGTTCTATCTCCTTCTGTTTGATTGAGCAGGGGCACGAAATGCTGCTGTCAGGCTTGAGTCTGCATGCTGTCGCCAGTGGTCACGACGGCCTGCGCCGTATTAACTGCGACGGGTTGATTGTGATGGGGCAGGCTGACTGCCATGAGGATTTGAACCGCATTGCCGATGGGCATACGCCTGTGGTGGTGTGGGGTGCCAAGTTGCCGGATCAACGCTATTGCACTGTGGGCGGGGACAATGTGCGAGGTGGTTTTATTGCTACCCGCCACTTGTTGGAGCAGGGCTGCAAGCAGGTGGCGATTATCGGCGATTGGGGTTCACCTGAAGGGCAGTTGCGCTATGAAGGCTACCGTCAGGCCTTATTGGCGGCAAATATCGCTCCGCAGCCCGCGTTGGAAATGGGGGTTGGCAACACACGTGACGCCCATCGCCAGGCCACCTTGAAACTGCTCGCCAGCGGCCACCCGTTTGACGGGCTATTTTGCCTGAGCGACGCCATGGCCATGGCGGCGATCAGTGCGCTCAATGAGCATGGGGTGGCCGTACCCCATAAAGTGGCAGTTGTGGGGTATGACGATATCTCCCTGGCGCGCTACTACACCCCATCCATCACCACGGTATATCAGGATCGTGAGCTTGGTGGTCGTTGGCTGGTAGAAAAACTGCTGAAAATTATTGATGGCGATAATGTGGAATCTGCACTCTTGCCTACCGAATTGGTGCCGCGCAATACAAGTCTTCGCGAAGCATTGAATAGAAATATTTAAGATTCACTAGCCCAGAGTCGAGCTAGTGAATATCACTTGATTACTGTCTATCAATAAAACGTTTGAAGCCTGTTGCAGCATCATCGTGATAATTTTTTACAATTTGAGGGACTGAATTATCGAAAGGGCCAAGACCTAAGGATTTTCGCTTTTCCTCCAGTTCAGAATATATTTCTGCACCTCTCGCTTTGATATATTCATCATCTTCAGGCGTTAATTCGAGCTTTGATCTGGTTCGGTTAACTTGCTCCAATACCTCTCTATCACCACGAATCAAAGCCACTTGATAAATCGAAAGCGCCTCAAGCATTTCCTTTTTATAAAGTTGCTCACCATCTTCACCTTGGAACCTTGAAAAGCTTGGGTCAGTTGAAGCCATGATTCCAGCCCACTCTAACGCCTGCGAAGACCCGAGAACGGCTGCCTCAAGATATATGTTGACGATATCTTGTTTTTTGCCGGTACCTTCGGAAACTTTCAATCTGGCAAGTTGATAGAGAGCCTTAATATCACCGCCTTGAGCTAGTTGTTTAATAGTCTCAGCACTGTAACTTTTGTACATGTCCAAATCAGCGGCTGAGTAATATCCTCTACTTTCCTTCCACTTCTCAACCTCTTCAAAATTAGCTGGCGAATGCCATGGATTTACAGCATTCGCTAATTTCTCAGTCTCGATAGGATCAGCTTCTAATTTTTCCTGATCATCGTTGGTTTCGCGGCTGATATTTTCTTTTTCAGGATTTTGATTAAATACTGTATTACTTGGATTTAAAGCTTCAGTCGTTTCTGTAGTTTCATATTTAGGTTTGAACCAAAGATAACTAGCAAAAGCGACCATGGCTACAACAATAATGAGCACTGTAGTTTTTAGATTTTGCATGGCCTTTCCGAAAAAATTCTGATTTTAATTACACTGAATTTGTTTAATACAGAGTGATTTGTTTGTGGCGAGAAACAGATCGCAATTGGAAACAAAAAATATCAAATTGATCCATTAGTCTCGCATAGCAAAAAACCTGCTGGATTGCCAATCTCCATATTTTATTAATTAATAGATGCTGACAACGAAAAATATTTTCGCTTTTCAATTGAGAAAAACGAGGTTTTTTTAAATTTAACCCAGATAGGAGAAGTGTTGGCAGTGAGAATGCCGGTCAACGCTATGCCAGGGTGTAAGGCTCCTACCACAGGAATGAGCTCTTAACACTCAGTATTCTCCGAAACGGGTAAAAAGCCCCTGCAACAATTCTGCAGGGACTAATTAAACTGGAGCTGGTACTACAGGCCGAGCTCCGACAGACCGGGATGATCATCCGGGCGGCGCCCCTGTGGCCAGTGGAATTTGCGCTCGCTTTCTTTGATGGGCATGTCGTTCACGCAGGCAAACCGGCGATGCATCAAACCATCTGCTTCGAATTCCCAGTTTTCATTTCCGTAAGAGCGGAACCAGTTACCGGAATCATCGTGCCATTCGTAGGCATAACGTACGGCGATGCGGTTCTCCGTGAAGGCCCAGAGTTCTTTGATCAGGCGATAATCGAGCTCTTTCTTCCATTTGCGCGTGAGGAACGCCTTGGCTTCTTCACGGTTGGTGGCGAACTCGGCGCGGTTGCGCCATTTGGTATCCAGGGTATAAGCCAGCGAAACTTTCTCGGCGTCGCGGCTGTTCCAGCCATCTTCAGCAAGTCTCACTTTTTCAATCGCAGTTTCGCGAGTGAAAGGCGGAAGTGGTGGGCGAGTTTGGGCATTAGGCATGATAGTGCCTCCAGTAATTTGGATGGATAAGTTAGGGAGTGTCTTTTGGAGCCCAGGCCTTTATCAGGCCTGTTTTAACAGCATCTGCGCAACTTCCCGTGCGCTGTCGGCGGCACTGTAATCGCCCATGACTCGCGCCATAGTGATTGCACCTTCGATCAGAACGAGCAACTGTTTAGCTAATGCCTGCGGTTGCCCAATATTCAACTGCTCAGTTAATTCGAGCGTGTACTCCAACAACTTTTCTTTATGCAGTTTTGCTAGCTGACGAATGGGGGAGTCAGGATCGCCAACTTCCCCAGCCGTGTTGATGAAAGCGCAGCCGCGAAAGCCGTCTGATTCGAACCAGCCTTTGAGGACGGTGAACATACTCAGTATGCGATCTTGCGGCGTATCTGCTTTGTTGCACTCAGTTTTAAACCAGTACATCCAGCGTATATCTCGCGCCTTAAGTGCGGCTTCCGCTATATCGTCTTTAGTTACGAAATAGCGATAAATGCTTTTCCGGGCTACGCCTGACGTTCTCACTAGAAGATCCATGCCTGTTGCATGAATTCCATTCTGGTAGATGAGCTGTTCAGCGGTTGCGAGGATTTTTTCTCGGGTGTCGGTAGTTGTCTTGTTCATGGGTCTAATGTAGAACGATCGTTCTCCCTCGTCAAGCGATATTAACAAGCTAGGGGGTATCCCACTCCCCCAACAGGTTGCGCAACGCCGCCGGCTCCATAAATTGCTCAATAATTGTTCTCAAATAGCAACTAATGTAACCACTGTGGCTTTTTGTCGCTTAATGCAACCGGTTGTTTCTTTGCGTAGCACTGGATTAGTCGCTTTCATGGATAGCCCTGTAACCTTCAGTAGCATCGATAAATATTTTTTGAACTTTTTTGGCATTCCCCTTCATTTGCTCTAAATTACAACCGGTTGCAAAGCATTTTTGCAGCCTATAAAAACATCGGGAGAGAGACATGAAACACAGCACATTATTCAGGCCGGCGTTGTTGTCATTAGCAGTTGCAGCAGCGACGGCGGGTTCAGGAACAGTTTTAGCGCAGGAATCGAAGGCTCAAGATAACTCTAATCTGGAAGAGGTGATGGTCACCGGTATCCGCGCAAGCTTGATGCGCGCCCAGTCGATGAAAATGGAGAACACCTCCATTTCCGAGGCGCTGGCTGCGGAAGATATTGGTAAGTTGCCAGACTCATCTATCGCCGAGTCCCTGGCGCGCTTGCCCGGTTTGGCCGGTGAGCGTCGCGGCGGACGCGTGAGCGGTATTTCTGTTCGCGGCTTTAAGGAAGACTTTGTGGGCACCACCCTGAACGGCCGCGAGCTGTTGGGCATTGGCGACAACCGCGGTGCAGAATACGATTTGTATCCCTCTGAAATTATGTCGGGCGCGGTGATTTACAAATCGGCCGAAGCCAAGTTAACCACCACCGGTATCGGCGGTACCGTGGATTTACGCACCGCGCGCCCACTGGATGTATCGCCCACCGTCACCATCAATGGTTCCTATGAATTGAACTCACAGGGTTCCGATAACCCGGAGTTCGATGACAATGGCAGCCGCTATGCCATTGGCTTCTCGCAAAAGTTTGCCGACGACACCATTGGCCTGGCCATGGCCTATGCCTCTACCGAATCGCCCACCAACCAACGTAAATACGGTGTGTGGGGTTACAGTGAAGACGAAGATTCCGGCCGCTTTGCGCCAACGGGTCTGGATATTATGGCTATCTCCTCGGTGTTGGAGCGCGACACTGTGTCTGCGATTTTCCAATACCGTCCCAATGAAGATCTGGATATCGTGATCGATGCTCTGGATATCGATTACAAAGATTACGGTGTGATTCGCGGTTTCATCGAACCCTTCTCCATCGGCACCATCACCGCCGGTTCTGGCCCCTTTGACGCCACTGGTACCCAGGTGAATGCCAACCCGGTATTGCGCACCGACCCCAAAGAAATTCTAGGCGATCTGCAAACCGTAGGCCTGAACCTCAAGTACAAACTGAACGATGTCTGGTCGATTCATTTGGATGTGGCAGACAGCGAATCCAGCAAAACCGATACCCGTGGCGAAAGTTATGCAGGCTTGGGGCGCTCAGGTTCTTTGACCAACAGCCAACTCGGTTCACGTGACTTTGTGATGAGCCAGGGCGGTGTGTTCTTTACCGGTATTAGCGGTATGGATTTCAGCGACTTCGATGCCATCAAACTTACCGGCCCACAAGGTTGGGGCGGTTCATTGGCTGCCGAGGCGGATGTATTTGCCTCTAACGTGCAAAAAGCGGCAGGCGGTGGCGTCTACACCTATGAAAACGCGCAGGACGGTTTCCTGAATAGCGGCCGTTTTGATGAGTCTCTGACTACGGTTAAGTTTGAAGTAGCCGCCGAGCTTGATACCAATTTCCTCACTGGCGTGACACTGGGCGCCTACTACAGCGACCGCGAAAAGTCCAAAGTGAACGACGGCTTCTTCGCCACCTCGCCAACCTATCCCTATGGCAATGGTACGGGCGTAGTGGATGAAGTGATTCCTGAGAAATACCGTTTGGGTCTGGCAGATTTAACTTGGGCTGGTTTGGGCATGGTGGTGGCCTATGACGGCTACGCGCCCTATAAAGATGGCTACTACTATCAAACCTCTGCGGCAACGCTGGAGCCGGATCGCTTGGGCGATACCTACATCATCAACGAAAAAGTCACCACTTTTTACGTACAGGGTGATTTCAACACCGATGTAAACGGCTTCAATGTGTTTGGTAACGCCGGTTTGCAAGTGGTGGATACCGACCAATCATCCAGCGGTTATATCGGCCTGGTGGATGAAACCTTCTCGGTTGACCCCAACAGAACCGCCGAAGGTGGCGCCAGCTACACCAAAGTGTTGCCCAGCTTAAACCTGAGTGTGGAAGTGGCTGAATCCCAGTTTGTGCGTTTTGGTGCATCCAAAACCATCAGCCGCGCCCGTATCGACCAGATGAAAGCCTCGGGCTTTGTGAAGTACGACCAAAATATCGACATCTTGCTGTCGGAAGACTACACCGCCGAAACCCCATGGTCCAAGTTCCAGGGCGCGCCTACTTTGCGTCCTTTTGAATCCAACAACCTGGACTTGGCCTATGAAAAATACTTCGCGGAAGACGGTTATGTATCGGTGAGCTACTTCTACAAAGACTTGGTGAACTGGACACGTGAAGGTCAAACCGTTATTGATTTCACTAACGATGCCACCAACGGCGGCGCTAACTATTACATCCCGGCGTTCCACAATAAAACCGTGCAAACCGACGGTACCTATGGCCCGAATGATGTATTCCTGACGGCAGGCACCGTGGTCGCACCGGCGCAATTCCAGGGCTATTCCTCCTCCTTTGAAGATGGCCTGAAAGGCAAGGTGGATGGTTGGGAGTTAACGGCTAACGTGCCGCTGAGCCTGGTGAGCGATATGTTGGACGGTTTTGGTTTTGCCGCGTCTGGCTCCTTCATCGATGCCAAATTGGATGACGGCTCTGCCATTCCCGGTCAATCCGACGAGGTTTACTCGCTGACGGTTTACTACGCTGTGAACGGTTTTGAAGTGCGTGTGGCCGGTACTGACCGCAGTGACTTCTTAACCTATCAGCGCGGTGGCAGTAACAAAATCGAAAATGCCAATCGTAAAGGCGTGCAGTTGATTGACGCCCAAATCAGTTACGATTTCTCGGAATCCAGCATCACTTATCTGAACGGTTTGCGCGTGTCGCTGCAAGGCACCAACCTGACCGATGAAGACGAAGAAGATGTAGGTGAAGACGGCATAGTTAGCGCGCGTCGCGAGTTTGGTCCAACCTATATGGTTAACGTGAACTACTCCTTCTAAGGTTGGCGCGCGTTACTGGTCAGGAAAACCTCACAGAGCAATCTGTGAGGTTTTTTTGCAAACAGCGAATAAAAAAACATCTGCCCGAGAAAATAGCCGCTATGTTTAAGTGGTGCACATACGCGCAATATCATTAACTTATTAGTAAAAAAACAATGAATAAACCTATAAAAAAAATAGTGATTGCCGGTGGCGGTACCGCGGGTTGGATGAGTGCAGCACTGTTAACGAAAGTGCTAAAACAACGTGTGGATATCGAACTGGTTGAGTCGGAAGAAATCGGCATTATCGGCGTGGGCGAAGCAACCATTCCTCCCATCCAAACCTTTAATTCGGTGCTGGGGGTGGATGAAGCGGAATTCCTGCGCGAAACCAAAGCTACCATTAAAATGGCCATCCGCTTTGATAACTGGAAGCAGCAGGGCCACAGTTATTACCACACCTTTGGTGCGCCCGGTGCCACCATCGGTTTTAGTGCATTCCAACACCACTGGCTGCGCGCACGCCAGCAGGGGTTGAACACCACAATTTGGGATTACGATTTAAATTATCTCTGCTGCGAAGCCGGTGTGTTTGGTAAATTCGACGGCAAAGATCCAATGTACCAAATGCCCTATGCCTATCATTTTGATTCGGCACTTTATGGCCGCTACTTGCGCAAGCGCAGCGAACAGGCCGGTGTGGTGCGTACCGAAGGAAAAATTCGCGCCGCACACCTAAATCCCGACACAGGTTTTGTGCAGTCACTGTTAATGGAAGATGGCCGCGAGATTCACGGCGATTTATTTGTCGATTGCAGCGGTATGCGCGGCTTGTTAATTCAAGGTGCATTGCACACCGGTTACGAAGACTGGAATCACTGGCTGCCCTGTGATCGCGCGCTGGCTGTCCCCTCGGAGCGCTTCGAAAAAACCTTACCCTATACTCGCTCGATTGCACACAAAGCGGGTTGGCAATGGCGCATACCGCTCACCCATCGCAATGGCAATGGATTAGTTTACAGCTCACAGTATCTAAGTGACGATGAAGCAACGAATACCCTATTAAATAATCTGGATTCTGCGGCGCTTGCTGATCCCAAACCGATAAAATTTCGCACGGGTCGCACCCTGCAGCAGTGGAACAAAAATGTGATTGCGGTGGGGTTGTCGAGCGGATTTTTAGAGCCGCTGGAATCCACCAGCATTCACTTAATTCAATCGGCGGTTGTGCGCCTGTTAAAAAATTTCCCCAATCGTGGCATCAGTCAAGCGCAAGTGGATGAATACAATCGCGAGTCCAAACTTGAATACGAAACCGTGCGCGATTTTATTATTCTTCACTACCATGCCAATGAACGCGACGATTCGGATTTTTGGCGCAACCTGCGCACCATGGATATTCCCGATCGCCTCGCACACAAGCTCGCACTTTTCCGTGAAACCGGCACGCTCTTCAATGATCACGGCGATATTTTTCTGGATTCCTCCTGGCTGCAGGTAATGCTGGGGCAGGGCATTATGCCGCGCGATTATCACCCCTCTGCCGACATTCTGGACGCGGCGCAATTGCAATCCATGTTGGCGCGTATCGCGGCGGCCAAGCGTCAGCCACTGACACAATTACCCACTCACGATGCATTTTTGCAACACTACACCGGCGTGGTCTCCGCAGGAGTGCATCGTGGATAAACCTGTGCGCCTGGTGGTTTTAGGTGGCGGCACTGCCGGTTGGATGGCTGCCAATTTATTTGCCAAACGCTGGTCGCGCACGCAGGTGCACATTACCTTAATGGAGTCGCCGGAGATTCCTATTATCGGCGTGGGAGAAGGTTCAACCCCCTCGTTAAAACGCTTTTTTAAACAGCTGGATTTGACGGAGCAGGAATGGATGCCCGCCTGCCACGCTACCTACAAAACCAATATTCGATTTGCTGGCTGGAGCCCCGCATCGGGTGTGCAGGAATATTCCCACCCCTTTTATTCCCAACCCGATGTGTTTAATGAGCGTACTTTTTTTACCAATTGCCGCACACGCCGTCTGGGGTTGGATGTAATCACAGATCCGGAAAAGTTTTTTATCAACGGTGAATTGGCGCGGCAAGGCAAAATGCCCATCGCACCACCTAACTTCCCCTTTCAAATGGAATACGGCTATCACTTTGACTCGCAATTATTAGGGCGCTACTTGGCAAATGTGGCAAGGGCGCGCGGAGTTGTTCATCACCAAGCCACATTGGCAGAAGTATTGCGCAATGATCGCGGTGAAATCACTGCCTTGCAAACTGATGCCGGTGATTTGCTTGCCGGTGATTTTTTTATCGACTGCACCGGTTTTGCATCGCTGTTGATGCAGAAAGCATTGGCGGTTCCATTTCATTCTTACCAGCAACAATTATTCAATGACAGCGCCGTTGTTATGCCAACACCGGCATTGGCACAGCCACCGGTAGAAACCCGCTCCACCGCGTTAAGCGCGGGGTGGTGCTGGCAAATTCCGCTCACCCATCGCACCGGTAATGGCTATGTTTACAGCAGTCAATTTATCAGCCGTGATCAAGCGGAAACCGAATTTCGTGCGCACATTGGCATGAGTAATAGCAGCGAATCCTGCCGTCACTTAAGCATGCGTGTAGGGCAATTGGCACAGCACTGGTCGCACAATTGTGTGGGCTTGGGTTTGTCGCAAGGTTTTATCGAACCGCTGGAAGCCACAGCTTTGCATTTAGTGCAGCTCACAGTCGAAGCCTTAATGGATGCATGGGACGATCACCAATTTACCAGCAATGGGCGAGATCATTTTAACCGCACTGTTACCAATCACTTTGATGGTGTGCGCGACTATATTATTGCGCACTACAAATTAAATACGCGCGGCTTGAATAACACCCAAGGTAGCGACTACTGGCGCGCTAATCGCGACAACACTCAACTGCCGGAATCGCTATTACAAATTCTGGATGTCTGGTATCGCTGCGGTGACCTGACTGCCGAACTTGCCCAACGCACCATCAAGCCCGCGTTTAATAGCGCTTCCTGGCACTGTTTGCTCGCTGGCTATGGTGCATTTCCTCCGCTTGCTACTAATCAACCGGGGCAGGGCAAGGGCGATTTATACCGCGAGTGCAAGGTCGCCGATTTTGTAGAAGGCTGCGCAATGAATTTTCCGTTGTTTTTATAAATCTATCGTCGGGATAACACTATGAACCCTTCCAGTGAAAGTAAACGGTGTTTAACGCGTATTCTCCATG
The nucleotide sequence above comes from Cellvibrio sp. PSBB023. Encoded proteins:
- a CDS encoding TonB-dependent receptor, with amino-acid sequence MKHSTLFRPALLSLAVAAATAGSGTVLAQESKAQDNSNLEEVMVTGIRASLMRAQSMKMENTSISEALAAEDIGKLPDSSIAESLARLPGLAGERRGGRVSGISVRGFKEDFVGTTLNGRELLGIGDNRGAEYDLYPSEIMSGAVIYKSAEAKLTTTGIGGTVDLRTARPLDVSPTVTINGSYELNSQGSDNPEFDDNGSRYAIGFSQKFADDTIGLAMAYASTESPTNQRKYGVWGYSEDEDSGRFAPTGLDIMAISSVLERDTVSAIFQYRPNEDLDIVIDALDIDYKDYGVIRGFIEPFSIGTITAGSGPFDATGTQVNANPVLRTDPKEILGDLQTVGLNLKYKLNDVWSIHLDVADSESSKTDTRGESYAGLGRSGSLTNSQLGSRDFVMSQGGVFFTGISGMDFSDFDAIKLTGPQGWGGSLAAEADVFASNVQKAAGGGVYTYENAQDGFLNSGRFDESLTTVKFEVAAELDTNFLTGVTLGAYYSDREKSKVNDGFFATSPTYPYGNGTGVVDEVIPEKYRLGLADLTWAGLGMVVAYDGYAPYKDGYYYQTSAATLEPDRLGDTYIINEKVTTFYVQGDFNTDVNGFNVFGNAGLQVVDTDQSSSGYIGLVDETFSVDPNRTAEGGASYTKVLPSLNLSVEVAESQFVRFGASKTISRARIDQMKASGFVKYDQNIDILLSEDYTAETPWSKFQGAPTLRPFESNNLDLAYEKYFAEDGYVSVSYFYKDLVNWTREGQTVIDFTNDATNGGANYYIPAFHNKTVQTDGTYGPNDVFLTAGTVVAPAQFQGYSSSFEDGLKGKVDGWELTANVPLSLVSDMLDGFGFAASGSFIDAKLDDGSAIPGQSDEVYSLTVYYAVNGFEVRVAGTDRSDFLTYQRGGSNKIENANRKGVQLIDAQISYDFSESSITYLNGLRVSLQGTNLTDEDEEDVGEDGIVSARREFGPTYMVNVNYSF
- a CDS encoding tryptophan halogenase family protein; this encodes MNKPIKKIVIAGGGTAGWMSAALLTKVLKQRVDIELVESEEIGIIGVGEATIPPIQTFNSVLGVDEAEFLRETKATIKMAIRFDNWKQQGHSYYHTFGAPGATIGFSAFQHHWLRARQQGLNTTIWDYDLNYLCCEAGVFGKFDGKDPMYQMPYAYHFDSALYGRYLRKRSEQAGVVRTEGKIRAAHLNPDTGFVQSLLMEDGREIHGDLFVDCSGMRGLLIQGALHTGYEDWNHWLPCDRALAVPSERFEKTLPYTRSIAHKAGWQWRIPLTHRNGNGLVYSSQYLSDDEATNTLLNNLDSAALADPKPIKFRTGRTLQQWNKNVIAVGLSSGFLEPLESTSIHLIQSAVVRLLKNFPNRGISQAQVDEYNRESKLEYETVRDFIILHYHANERDDSDFWRNLRTMDIPDRLAHKLALFRETGTLFNDHGDIFLDSSWLQVMLGQGIMPRDYHPSADILDAAQLQSMLARIAAAKRQPLTQLPTHDAFLQHYTGVVSAGVHRG
- a CDS encoding tryptophan halogenase family protein, producing the protein MDKPVRLVVLGGGTAGWMAANLFAKRWSRTQVHITLMESPEIPIIGVGEGSTPSLKRFFKQLDLTEQEWMPACHATYKTNIRFAGWSPASGVQEYSHPFYSQPDVFNERTFFTNCRTRRLGLDVITDPEKFFINGELARQGKMPIAPPNFPFQMEYGYHFDSQLLGRYLANVARARGVVHHQATLAEVLRNDRGEITALQTDAGDLLAGDFFIDCTGFASLLMQKALAVPFHSYQQQLFNDSAVVMPTPALAQPPVETRSTALSAGWCWQIPLTHRTGNGYVYSSQFISRDQAETEFRAHIGMSNSSESCRHLSMRVGQLAQHWSHNCVGLGLSQGFIEPLEATALHLVQLTVEALMDAWDDHQFTSNGRDHFNRTVTNHFDGVRDYIIAHYKLNTRGLNNTQGSDYWRANRDNTQLPESLLQILDVWYRCGDLTAELAQRTIKPAFNSASWHCLLAGYGAFPPLATNQPGQGKGDLYRECKVADFVEGCAMNFPLFL